One Mus musculus strain C57BL/6J chromosome Y, GRCm38.p6 C57BL/6J DNA segment encodes these proteins:
- the Gm20805 gene encoding Y-linked testis-specific protein 1-like — protein MTSLKKKSRRKPSSQALGNIVGCRISHGWKEGNEPVTHWKAIILGQLPTNPSLYLVKYDGIDSVYGQELHSDERILNLKVLPHKVVFPQVRDVHLAGALVGREVQHKFEGKDGSEDNWSGMVLAQVPFLQDYFYISYKKDPVLYVYQLLDDYKEGNLHIIPETPLAEARSGDDNDFLIGSWVQYTRDDGSKKFGKVVYKVLANPTVYFIKFLGDLHIYVYTLVSNIT, from the coding sequence atgacatcactcaagaagaagagtaggaggaagccttcttcccaggccctggggaatattgttggctgcagaatttctcacgggtggaaggaaggtaatgagcctgtcacccattggaaggccatcattctaggtcaactgccaacaaacccttctctttatttggtgaagtatgacggaattgacagtgtctacggacaggagctccacagcgatgagaggattttaaatcttaaggtcttgcctcacaaagtagtttttcctcaggtgagggatgtccacctcgcaggcgcactggttggcagagaggtacaacacaaatttgaggggaaagatggctctgaggacaactggagtgggatggtgctagcccaggtgccattcttacaggactatttttacatttcctacaagaaggatccggtcctctacgtctatcagctcctggatgactacaaggaaggtaacctccacatcattccagagacccctctggctgaggcgagatcaggtgatgacaatgacttcttaataggttcctgggtgcagtacaccagagatgatggatccaaaaagttcggaaaggttgtttacaaagttctagcaaatcctactgtgtactttatcaaatttctcggtgacctccatatctatgtctatactctggtgtcaaatatcacttaa